In a single window of the Alosa sapidissima isolate fAloSap1 chromosome 18, fAloSap1.pri, whole genome shotgun sequence genome:
- the shtn2 gene encoding shootin-1 isoform X2: MWAPDTDSKTSDSDNESHISDDERDIQCEILEMQRDEANQKLSEIEQASTQLLKEIDALELQFQVERACRETAEALAVKVTKENKVLKRQSQALLPLIPELPENLDLLTSDLENGSDPSAVGDADADLLLQSQAQIQELQASLDDLLAEKMRLSEQVEMLQREKADLTEQLTREMEEKETLLKKMAKQTKTVNKMKRVSHLVTEEFAEMSQKLEMEQGLRQHAEIFAHQVLVQRPSGEMELQLQQALEQIAQISSSLGEIRLNYLNQAEPGSELPVLREQLQDSELKRTALDAQLVEAHRTIAELLGQVKQLQDRLQLKTEGQPNEMVQSKQKTPSFALSPPSPPPPPPPPPPPPPPPPPPPPPPPPVSKTADNPLAELRSRRKNAGDTTDPKAGHSSLDMKCRAVDEMMERIKKGIVLRPAKKPIQSAFDEEDNKEQKIEKRKSAIVELQGMLESMNKRGPMRGASRKRISRNVGEAELQLVLQRRRRAMGDEQEARPTTTADSTATTSPKQAQYNGSPRLLSFPSQGVTLPRMPQPRALFPGLERVAVPLCCEG, from the exons ATGTGGGCCCCCGACACAGACAGCAAAACATCAg ATTCTGACAATGAAAGCCACATCTCTGATGACGAGAGGGACATTCAG TGCGAGATTCTGGAGATGCAAAGGGACGAAGCCAATCAGAAACTCTCTGAGATTGAACAAG CCTCTACACAGCTACTGAAGGAAATTGATGCCCTGGAGCTGCAGTTCCAGGTAGAGCGCGCCTGCAGGGAGACTGCAGAGGCCCTGGCTGTGAAG GTGACAAAAGAGAACAAAGTGCTGAAGAGACAGAGCCAGGCCCTGCTGCCACTTATCCCAGAGCTACCAGAAAACCTCGACcttctgacctctgacctggaGAATGGTAGTGACCCTAGCGCAGTGGGAGATGCTGATGCTGACCTACTCCTGCAGAGCCAAGCCCAGATTCAAG AGCTTCAGGCCTCTCTGGACGACCTGCTGGCTGAGAAGATGCGCTTGAGTGAGCAGGTGGAGATGCTGCAGAGAGAAAAGGCTGACCTCACAGAACAG CTCACTcgtgagatggaggagaaggaaaCCCTCTTGAAAAAGATGGCCAAACAGACCAAAACAGTGAATAAGATGAAGAGAG TCTCCCACTTGGTGACTGAAGAGTTTGCAGAGATGTCACAAAAGCTGGAGATGGAGCAGGGACTGAGGCAACATGCAGAGATCTTTGCCCACCag GTGCTAGTCCAGAGGCCCAGTGGTGAGATGGAGCTGCAGCTGCAGCAGGCCCTGGAGCAGATAGCCCAAATCAGCAGCTCCCTGGGGGAGATCCGCCTCAACTACCTCAACCAG gctgAGCCAGGCTCTGAGCTGCCGGTGCTGCGGGAGCAGCTGCAGGACAGCGAGCTGAAGAGGACTGCACTGGACGCCCAGCTTGTGGAGGCCCACAGGACCATCGCCGAGCTGCTGGGCCAGG TTAAGCAGCTTCAGGATAGGCTGCAACTGAAGACGGAGGGGCAACCTAACGAAATGGTCCAATCAAAGCAGAAGACCCCAAGCTTTGCCCtttcccctccttctcctcctcctcctcctcctcctcctcctcctcctccacctcctcctcctccaccacctccaccacctccaccagttTCAAAGACTGCTGACAA CCCATTGGCTGAGTTGAGGAGCAGAAGAAAGAATGCAGGAGATACAACAGACCCAAAGG CGGGCCATTCATCTCTAGACATGAAGTGCAGGGCTGTGGATGAGATGATGGAACGAATTAAGAAAGGGATTGTTCTCAGACCCGCCAAGAAACCAATACAG AGTGCCTTTGATGAAGAGGACAACAAA GAGCAGAAGATTGAGAAGAGAAAGTCTGCTATTGTTGAACTCCAGGGGATGCTG GAATCCATGAATAAGCGGGGACCCATGAGGGGGGCCTCCCGGAAACGCATCAGTCGGAACGTGGGGGAGGCGGAGTTACAGCTTGTCCTTCAGAGGAGAAGGCGAGCCATGGGTGATGAACAAGAGGCCCGGCCAACCACCACCGCTGACTCCACCGCAACAACTTCACCCAAACAAG CTCAGTACAACGGCAGCCCCAGACTACTGTCTTTTCCCTCCCAGGGGGTGACCTTGCCTCGGATGCCCCAGCCTCGAGCACTCTTCCCTGGGCTGGAGAGAGTGGCAGTGCCCCTGTGCTGCGAAGGCTGA
- the shtn2 gene encoding shootin-1 isoform X1: MWAPDTDSKTSDSDNESHISDDERDIQCEILEMQRDEANQKLSEIEQASTQLLKEIDALELQFQVERACRETAEALAVKVTKENKVLKRQSQALLPLIPELPENLDLLTSDLENGSDPSAVGDADADLLLQSQAQIQELQASLDDLLAEKMRLSEQVEMLQREKADLTEQLTREMEEKETLLKKMAKQTKTVNKMKRVSHLVTEEFAEMSQKLEMEQGLRQHAEIFAHQVLVQRPSGEMELQLQQALEQIAQISSSLGEIRLNYLNQAEPGSELPVLREQLQDSELKRTALDAQLVEAHRTIAELLGQVKQLQDRLQLKTEGQPNEMVQSKQKTPSFALSPPSPPPPPPPPPPPPPPPPPPPPPPPPVSKTADNPLAELRSRRKNAGDTTDPKAGHSSLDMKCRAVDEMMERIKKGIVLRPAKKPIQSAFDEEDNKEQKIEKRKSAIVELQGMLESMNKRGPMRGASRKRISRNVGEAELQLVLQRRRRAMGDEQEARPTTTADSTATTSPKQGGDLASDAPASSTLPWAGESGSAPVLRRLKQNREKRNSRIRASQCIWEDVNV, translated from the exons ATGTGGGCCCCCGACACAGACAGCAAAACATCAg ATTCTGACAATGAAAGCCACATCTCTGATGACGAGAGGGACATTCAG TGCGAGATTCTGGAGATGCAAAGGGACGAAGCCAATCAGAAACTCTCTGAGATTGAACAAG CCTCTACACAGCTACTGAAGGAAATTGATGCCCTGGAGCTGCAGTTCCAGGTAGAGCGCGCCTGCAGGGAGACTGCAGAGGCCCTGGCTGTGAAG GTGACAAAAGAGAACAAAGTGCTGAAGAGACAGAGCCAGGCCCTGCTGCCACTTATCCCAGAGCTACCAGAAAACCTCGACcttctgacctctgacctggaGAATGGTAGTGACCCTAGCGCAGTGGGAGATGCTGATGCTGACCTACTCCTGCAGAGCCAAGCCCAGATTCAAG AGCTTCAGGCCTCTCTGGACGACCTGCTGGCTGAGAAGATGCGCTTGAGTGAGCAGGTGGAGATGCTGCAGAGAGAAAAGGCTGACCTCACAGAACAG CTCACTcgtgagatggaggagaaggaaaCCCTCTTGAAAAAGATGGCCAAACAGACCAAAACAGTGAATAAGATGAAGAGAG TCTCCCACTTGGTGACTGAAGAGTTTGCAGAGATGTCACAAAAGCTGGAGATGGAGCAGGGACTGAGGCAACATGCAGAGATCTTTGCCCACCag GTGCTAGTCCAGAGGCCCAGTGGTGAGATGGAGCTGCAGCTGCAGCAGGCCCTGGAGCAGATAGCCCAAATCAGCAGCTCCCTGGGGGAGATCCGCCTCAACTACCTCAACCAG gctgAGCCAGGCTCTGAGCTGCCGGTGCTGCGGGAGCAGCTGCAGGACAGCGAGCTGAAGAGGACTGCACTGGACGCCCAGCTTGTGGAGGCCCACAGGACCATCGCCGAGCTGCTGGGCCAGG TTAAGCAGCTTCAGGATAGGCTGCAACTGAAGACGGAGGGGCAACCTAACGAAATGGTCCAATCAAAGCAGAAGACCCCAAGCTTTGCCCtttcccctccttctcctcctcctcctcctcctcctcctcctcctcctccacctcctcctcctccaccacctccaccacctccaccagttTCAAAGACTGCTGACAA CCCATTGGCTGAGTTGAGGAGCAGAAGAAAGAATGCAGGAGATACAACAGACCCAAAGG CGGGCCATTCATCTCTAGACATGAAGTGCAGGGCTGTGGATGAGATGATGGAACGAATTAAGAAAGGGATTGTTCTCAGACCCGCCAAGAAACCAATACAG AGTGCCTTTGATGAAGAGGACAACAAA GAGCAGAAGATTGAGAAGAGAAAGTCTGCTATTGTTGAACTCCAGGGGATGCTG GAATCCATGAATAAGCGGGGACCCATGAGGGGGGCCTCCCGGAAACGCATCAGTCGGAACGTGGGGGAGGCGGAGTTACAGCTTGTCCTTCAGAGGAGAAGGCGAGCCATGGGTGATGAACAAGAGGCCCGGCCAACCACCACCGCTGACTCCACCGCAACAACTTCACCCAAACAAG GGGGTGACCTTGCCTCGGATGCCCCAGCCTCGAGCACTCTTCCCTGGGCTGGAGAGAGTGGCAGTGCCCCTGTGCTGCGAAGGCTGAAGCAGAACCGGGAGAAGAGGAACTCGCGAATCCGAGCCTCTCAGTGCATCTGGGAGGATGTAAATGTTTAG